Proteins from one Streptomyces sp. NBC_00289 genomic window:
- the whiG gene encoding RNA polymerase sigma factor WhiG, giving the protein MPQHTSGSDRAAIPAAARDGGSVRPPAPSTLDELWRSYKTSGDERLREQLILHYSPLVKYVAGRVSVGLPPNVEQADFVSSGVFGLIDAIEKFDIDREIKFETYAITRIRGAMIDELRALDWIPRSVRQKARNVERAYATLEARLRRTPSELEVASEMGIAVDELHAVFSQLSLANVVALEELLHVGGESGDRLSLMDTLEDTAADNPVVVAEDRELRRFLARAINTLPEREKTVVTLYYYEGLTLAEIGNVLGVTESRVSQIHTKSVLQLRAKLASFGR; this is encoded by the coding sequence ATGCCCCAGCACACCTCCGGGTCCGACCGGGCGGCGATCCCCGCAGCCGCCCGTGACGGTGGCAGCGTGCGACCGCCCGCTCCCTCGACGCTCGACGAGCTGTGGCGGTCGTACAAGACGTCGGGGGACGAGCGGCTGCGCGAGCAGCTGATCCTGCACTACTCACCGCTCGTCAAGTACGTGGCCGGCCGGGTGAGCGTGGGGCTGCCGCCCAACGTCGAGCAGGCCGACTTCGTCTCCTCCGGGGTGTTCGGGCTCATCGACGCGATCGAGAAGTTCGACATCGACCGGGAGATCAAGTTCGAGACGTACGCGATCACGCGGATCCGCGGAGCGATGATCGACGAGTTGCGGGCGCTGGACTGGATCCCGCGGTCCGTGCGGCAGAAGGCGCGCAACGTCGAGCGGGCGTACGCCACACTGGAGGCACGGCTGCGGCGGACGCCGAGCGAGCTGGAGGTGGCCTCCGAGATGGGCATCGCGGTGGACGAACTCCACGCGGTGTTCAGCCAGTTGTCGCTGGCGAACGTGGTGGCCCTGGAGGAGCTGCTGCACGTCGGGGGTGAGAGCGGGGACCGGCTCAGCCTGATGGACACGCTGGAGGACACCGCCGCGGACAACCCCGTGGTGGTGGCCGAGGACCGGGAGCTGCGGCGTTTCCTGGCGCGGGCGATCAACACGCTGCCCGAGCGGGAGAAGACGGTGGTCACGCTGTACTACTACGAGGGCCTCACGCTCGCGGAGATCGGCAACGTGCTGGGTGTGACCGAGAGCCGGGTGAGCCAGATCCACACCAAGTCGGTGCTGCAGCTGCGGGCGAAGCTGGCGAGTTTCGGTCGCTGA
- the tsf gene encoding translation elongation factor Ts: MANYTAADVKKLRELTGAGMMDCKKALDEAEGHVEKAVEALRIKGQKGVAKREGRSAENGAVVSIIADDNTSGVLVELKCETDFVAKGEKFQAVANAIAEHVAKTSPADLEALLASEIEAGKTVQAFVDEANANLGEKIVLDRFAQYADGYVTAYMHRTMPDLPPQIGVLVELDKPNADVAKGIAQHIAAFSPKYLSKEDVPAEVVESERRVAEETTRAEGKPEAALPKIVEGRLNGFFKDATLLGQPYALDNKKSVQKVLDEAGVTLKRFTRIKVGI, from the coding sequence ATGGCGAACTACACCGCCGCCGACGTCAAGAAGCTCCGTGAGCTCACCGGCGCCGGCATGATGGACTGCAAGAAGGCGCTGGACGAGGCCGAGGGCCACGTCGAGAAGGCCGTCGAGGCGCTCCGTATCAAGGGCCAGAAGGGCGTCGCCAAGCGCGAGGGCCGCTCCGCCGAGAACGGCGCCGTGGTCTCCATCATCGCTGACGACAACACCTCCGGTGTCCTGGTCGAGCTGAAGTGCGAGACGGACTTCGTCGCCAAGGGCGAGAAGTTCCAGGCCGTCGCCAACGCGATCGCCGAGCACGTCGCCAAGACCTCCCCGGCCGATCTCGAGGCGCTGCTCGCCTCCGAGATCGAGGCCGGCAAGACCGTTCAGGCGTTCGTCGACGAGGCCAACGCCAACCTGGGCGAGAAGATCGTCCTGGACCGCTTCGCCCAGTACGCCGACGGCTACGTGACGGCGTACATGCACCGCACGATGCCCGACCTGCCGCCGCAGATCGGTGTCCTCGTCGAGCTGGACAAGCCCAACGCCGACGTCGCCAAGGGCATCGCCCAGCACATCGCCGCCTTCTCGCCGAAGTACCTCTCCAAGGAGGACGTGCCGGCCGAGGTCGTCGAGTCCGAGCGCCGCGTCGCCGAGGAGACCACCCGCGCCGAGGGCAAGCCCGAGGCCGCCCTGCCGAAGATCGTCGAGGGTCGCCTCAACGGCTTCTTCAAGGACGCCACGCTGCTCGGCCAGCCGTACGCGCTCGACAACAAGAAGTCCGTCCAGAAGGTCCTGGACGAGGCGGGTGTCACCCTGAAGCGCTTCACGCGCATCAAGGTCGGCATCTGA
- the pyrH gene encoding UMP kinase yields the protein MTTKAQKSDDGKVHGRFLLKLSGEAFSGGGGLGVDPDVVHKIAREIAAVVRDGAEIAVVIGGGNFFRGAELQQRGMDRARSDYMGMLGTVMNCLALQDFLEKEGIDSRVQTAITMGQVAEPYIPLRAVRHLEKGRVVIFGAGMGMPYFSTDTTAAQRALEIDAEALLMGKNGVDGVYDSDPKTNPEAVKFDSLSYGEVITRDLKVADMTAITLCRDNKLSILVFELLAEGNIARAVKGEKIGTLVGDQGSRD from the coding sequence ATGACCACCAAGGCCCAGAAGAGCGACGACGGCAAAGTACACGGCCGGTTTCTGCTGAAGCTGTCCGGAGAGGCCTTCTCCGGTGGCGGGGGCCTGGGCGTGGACCCCGACGTGGTGCACAAGATCGCCCGCGAGATCGCGGCCGTCGTGCGTGACGGCGCGGAGATCGCCGTCGTCATCGGCGGCGGCAACTTCTTCCGCGGTGCCGAACTGCAGCAGCGCGGCATGGACCGGGCCCGCTCGGACTACATGGGCATGCTCGGCACCGTCATGAACTGCCTCGCCCTCCAGGACTTCCTGGAGAAGGAGGGCATCGACAGCCGGGTGCAGACCGCCATCACCATGGGCCAGGTCGCCGAGCCGTACATTCCGCTGCGCGCCGTGCGCCATCTGGAGAAGGGCCGCGTGGTCATCTTCGGCGCCGGGATGGGCATGCCGTACTTCTCCACCGACACCACCGCCGCCCAGCGCGCCCTGGAGATCGACGCCGAGGCACTGCTGATGGGCAAGAACGGGGTGGACGGGGTCTACGACTCCGATCCGAAGACCAACCCCGAGGCCGTCAAGTTCGACTCGCTCAGCTACGGCGAGGTCATCACCCGCGACCTGAAGGTCGCCGACATGACCGCGATCACGCTGTGCCGTGACAACAAGCTGTCCATCCTGGTCTTCGAGCTTCTGGCGGAGGGCAATATCGCCCGCGCCGTCAAGGGTGAGAAGATCGGCACGCTTGTGGGTGACCAAGGCAGCCGGGACTGA
- the frr gene encoding ribosome recycling factor, giving the protein MIEETLLEAEEKMEKAVVVAKEDFAAIRTGRAHPAMFNKIVADYYGAPTPINQLASFSVPEPRMAVVTPFDKSALRNIEQAIRDSDLGVNPSNDGNIIRVVFPELTEERRRDYIKVARSKAEDSKVSIRSVRRKAKDAIDKLVKDGDVGEDEGRRAEKELDDTTHKYVAQVDELLKHKEAELLEV; this is encoded by the coding sequence GTGATCGAAGAGACCCTCCTCGAGGCCGAGGAGAAGATGGAGAAGGCCGTCGTGGTCGCCAAGGAGGACTTCGCCGCGATCCGCACCGGCCGTGCGCACCCGGCGATGTTCAACAAGATCGTGGCCGACTACTACGGTGCGCCGACGCCGATCAACCAGCTGGCTTCGTTCTCCGTGCCGGAGCCGCGCATGGCCGTGGTGACCCCGTTCGACAAGAGCGCGCTGCGCAACATCGAGCAGGCGATCCGCGACTCGGACCTGGGCGTCAACCCGAGCAACGACGGCAACATCATCCGGGTGGTGTTCCCCGAGCTCACCGAGGAGCGCCGCCGCGACTACATCAAGGTCGCCCGGAGCAAGGCCGAGGACAGCAAGGTCTCGATCCGCTCGGTGCGCCGCAAGGCCAAGGACGCCATCGACAAGCTCGTCAAGGACGGCGACGTCGGTGAGGACGAGGGCCGTCGTGCGGAGAAGGAACTCGACGACACCACCCACAAGTACGTCGCCCAGGTGGACGAGCTCCTCAAGCACAAGGAAGCGGAGCTGCTCGAGGTCTGA
- the dprA gene encoding DNA-processing protein DprA — protein sequence MTPAAGPADELLARVFLTRVVEPGDEAGGRWVRQRGAQEAVRLLRGGAPRPPGVSERRWTGLLARAERAEPQRDLEVARESGVRFVCPGDPEWPRQLEDLGDARPLGLWVRGRPSLRMWALRSVAVVGARACTAYGAHMAATLSAGLAERGWVVVSGGAYGVDGAAHRGALGAGGATVAVLACGVDRPYPRGHTELLTRIAGQGLVVGELPPGEHPTPSRFVLRNRVIAALTRGTVVVEAAHRSGSLVTARAAQRLGRHTMGVPGPVTSGLSAGVHELLRGDAVLVTDAAEVVELVGDMGELAPDRRGPVLPRDLLDAAARRVLAALPGSRGATADEIARGAQTTRDDAVARLYELRSLGYVERHGDGWKLTRQAMISVRGDRSRC from the coding sequence GTGACCCCCGCTGCCGGTCCGGCCGACGAACTGCTCGCCCGGGTCTTCCTCACCCGGGTCGTCGAGCCGGGCGACGAGGCCGGTGGCCGGTGGGTGCGGCAGCGCGGGGCTCAGGAGGCCGTCCGCCTGTTGCGCGGTGGCGCGCCGCGGCCCCCGGGAGTGAGCGAGCGGCGCTGGACCGGGCTGCTGGCCCGAGCGGAACGGGCCGAGCCACAGCGCGATCTCGAGGTCGCGAGGGAGTCCGGGGTGCGGTTCGTGTGCCCCGGCGACCCCGAGTGGCCGCGGCAGCTCGAGGACCTGGGCGACGCGCGGCCCCTGGGGCTCTGGGTGCGCGGCCGGCCGAGTCTGCGGATGTGGGCGCTCCGGTCGGTCGCGGTCGTCGGCGCCCGCGCCTGCACGGCGTACGGCGCGCACATGGCGGCCACCCTCTCCGCCGGACTCGCCGAACGCGGATGGGTGGTCGTGTCCGGCGGCGCCTACGGAGTCGACGGAGCCGCCCACCGTGGTGCCCTCGGCGCCGGCGGCGCCACCGTCGCTGTACTGGCCTGCGGCGTCGACCGGCCCTACCCGCGCGGACACACCGAGTTGCTCACCAGGATCGCGGGACAAGGTCTCGTGGTCGGGGAGTTGCCGCCGGGGGAGCATCCGACACCGAGCCGTTTCGTCCTGCGGAACCGGGTGATCGCCGCGCTCACCAGGGGAACCGTGGTGGTCGAGGCAGCCCACCGCAGCGGCTCGCTGGTCACCGCCCGGGCCGCGCAACGGCTGGGACGTCACACGATGGGGGTACCCGGCCCGGTCACCAGCGGTCTGTCCGCGGGTGTGCACGAGCTGCTGCGCGGGGACGCCGTGCTGGTCACGGACGCGGCAGAGGTCGTCGAACTGGTCGGCGACATGGGCGAGCTGGCCCCGGACAGACGGGGGCCGGTACTGCCGCGCGACCTGCTCGACGCCGCCGCCAGACGCGTCCTGGCGGCCCTGCCGGGGAGTCGCGGGGCGACGGCGGACGAGATCGCGCGCGGCGCTCAGACCACGCGGGACGACGCGGTCGCCAGGCTGTACGAACTCCGATCACTTGGTTACGTCGAACGACACGGCGACGGCTGGAAGTTGACACGCCAGGCGATGATCTCCGTCCGCGGTGATCGGAGTCGATGCTGA
- the rpsB gene encoding 30S ribosomal protein S2, translated as MAVVTMRELLESGVHFGHQTRRWNPKMKRFIFTERNGIYIIDLLQSLSYIDRAYEFVKETVAHGGTVMFVGTKKQAQEAIAEQATRVGMPYVNQRWLGGMLTNFSTVYKRLQRLKELELIDFEDVAASGLTKKELLVLSREKAKLEKTLGGIREMSKVPSAVWIVDTKKEHIAVGEARKLNIPVVAILDTNCDPDEVDYKIPGNDDAIRSVTLLTRVIADAVAEGLISRSGVATEGKGDKAAGEPLAAWERDLLEGEKKADEAEAPAAEAAAEAPAEAPAEAAAEAPAEAEAPAEAPAAEAPAAEAPAADAEQA; from the coding sequence ATGGCCGTCGTCACGATGCGGGAGCTGCTGGAAAGCGGCGTCCACTTCGGTCACCAGACCCGTCGTTGGAACCCGAAGATGAAGCGCTTCATCTTCACGGAGCGCAACGGCATCTACATCATCGACCTGCTCCAGTCGCTGTCGTACATCGACCGCGCCTACGAGTTCGTCAAGGAGACCGTCGCCCACGGCGGCACGGTCATGTTCGTCGGCACGAAGAAGCAGGCGCAGGAGGCCATCGCCGAGCAGGCCACCCGCGTCGGCATGCCCTACGTCAACCAGCGCTGGCTGGGCGGCATGCTCACCAACTTCTCGACCGTCTACAAGCGTCTGCAGCGCCTCAAGGAGCTCGAGCTCATCGACTTCGAGGACGTCGCCGCTTCGGGTCTGACCAAGAAGGAGCTTCTCGTGCTCTCGCGCGAGAAGGCCAAGCTGGAGAAGACCCTCGGTGGTATCCGCGAGATGTCCAAGGTGCCCAGCGCCGTCTGGATCGTGGACACCAAGAAGGAGCACATCGCGGTCGGCGAGGCCCGGAAGCTCAACATCCCGGTCGTCGCCATCCTCGACACCAACTGCGACCCCGACGAGGTCGACTACAAGATCCCGGGCAACGACGACGCGATCCGCTCCGTCACCCTGCTCACCCGTGTGATCGCGGACGCGGTCGCCGAGGGCCTCATCTCCCGCTCCGGTGTCGCCACCGAGGGCAAGGGCGACAAGGCAGCGGGCGAGCCGCTGGCCGCGTGGGAGCGCGACCTGCTCGAGGGTGAGAAGAAGGCCGACGAGGCCGAGGCCCCCGCCGCCGAGGCTGCTGCCGAGGCCCCCGCGGAGGCGCCGGCCGAGGCCGCTGCCGAGGCTCCCGCCGAGGCCGAGGCCCCTGCTGAGGCTCCGGCCGCCGAGGCCCCCGCCGCCGAGGCTCCCGCCGCGGACGCCGAGCAGGCCTGA
- a CDS encoding phosphatidate cytidylyltransferase, with translation MNDSSWGAPPQAGYWGPSDQGPVQGAAPAGPAYDAHDAQHTRPMPIVPDVPASGGNQDDDRGAARLSGPLFRDEPPQPLPYDSQRTPPYDPPQAHVYGPYDTPQAQPHGAAPQNPEPMPDASQPAPAPQKKSAGRDLGSAIGVGVGLGAVIVASLFVVKAVFVGVVAVAVVVGLWELTTRLEERKGIKAPLVPLALGGAAMVVSGYVRGAEGAWVAMALTALAVLVWRMTEPPEGYLKDVTAGVFAAFYVPFLATFVAMMLRADDGAWRVLTFLLLTVVSDTGAYAVGWRFGKHKLAPRISPGKTREGLVGAVTFAMVAGALCLQFLIDDGVWWQGLVLGLAVAASATLGDLGESMIKRDLGIKDMGTLLPGHGGIMDRLDSLLPTAPVVWLLLVLFVGSG, from the coding sequence ATGAACGACTCTTCCTGGGGAGCGCCGCCTCAAGCCGGGTACTGGGGGCCGTCCGACCAGGGGCCTGTCCAGGGGGCTGCCCCGGCGGGTCCCGCGTACGATGCGCATGACGCCCAGCACACTCGCCCCATGCCCATCGTGCCCGACGTACCCGCATCCGGCGGGAACCAGGATGACGATCGGGGGGCCGCTCGGCTGAGCGGTCCCTTGTTCCGCGACGAACCGCCGCAGCCGTTGCCGTACGACTCACAGCGGACTCCGCCGTACGACCCGCCGCAGGCCCACGTCTACGGGCCCTACGACACGCCGCAGGCGCAGCCCCACGGGGCGGCGCCGCAGAATCCGGAGCCCATGCCCGACGCCTCGCAGCCGGCGCCCGCGCCGCAGAAGAAGAGCGCGGGCCGGGACCTGGGTTCGGCCATAGGCGTCGGAGTCGGGCTCGGAGCGGTGATCGTCGCGTCCCTGTTCGTGGTCAAGGCCGTGTTCGTCGGCGTGGTCGCGGTCGCCGTCGTGGTGGGTCTGTGGGAGCTGACCACGCGGCTCGAGGAGCGCAAGGGCATCAAGGCGCCACTCGTCCCGCTCGCGCTCGGCGGCGCGGCGATGGTCGTCTCCGGATACGTCCGTGGTGCCGAGGGCGCCTGGGTGGCGATGGCGCTCACCGCGCTGGCCGTCCTCGTGTGGCGCATGACGGAGCCGCCCGAGGGCTACCTCAAGGACGTCACGGCGGGCGTCTTCGCGGCCTTCTACGTGCCGTTCCTCGCCACCTTCGTCGCGATGATGCTGCGGGCCGACGACGGCGCGTGGCGCGTTCTGACGTTTTTGCTGCTCACGGTGGTGAGCGACACCGGCGCGTACGCCGTCGGCTGGCGCTTCGGCAAGCACAAACTGGCCCCGCGCATCAGCCCCGGCAAGACCCGCGAGGGCCTGGTCGGGGCGGTCACCTTCGCGATGGTGGCGGGCGCGCTGTGCCTGCAGTTCCTGATCGACGACGGCGTGTGGTGGCAGGGGCTGGTGCTGGGCCTCGCGGTCGCGGCCAGCGCCACGCTCGGGGACCTCGGCGAGTCGATGATCAAGCGGGACCTGGGCATCAAGGACATGGGCACGCTGCTGCCGGGGCACGGCGGCATCATGGACCGTCTGGACTCCCTGCTGCCCACGGCACCGGTGGTGTGGCTGCTGCTGGTGCTGTTCGTCGGATCCGGCTGA
- a CDS encoding TetR/AcrR family transcriptional regulator, which translates to MAEHRSMQRAALLDAARALLSEGGTEALTFPALAERTGLARSSVYEYFRSRAAVVEELCEVDFPVWADEVSAAMDRADSPEGKVEAYVRRQLALVGDRRHRAVVAISASELDAGAREKIRAAHGALVAMIVEALGELGHAEPRLAAMLLQGVVDAAVRRIELGAAEDPTTVTDAAVAMALRGLRG; encoded by the coding sequence GTGGCCGAGCACCGGTCGATGCAACGAGCCGCCCTGCTGGACGCGGCTCGTGCCCTGTTGTCCGAGGGCGGGACGGAGGCGCTGACCTTCCCGGCCCTCGCCGAGCGGACGGGGCTCGCCCGGTCGTCCGTGTACGAGTACTTCCGCTCTCGCGCCGCGGTGGTCGAGGAACTGTGCGAGGTCGACTTCCCGGTGTGGGCCGACGAGGTCTCGGCGGCGATGGACCGGGCGGACTCTCCCGAGGGCAAGGTCGAGGCGTATGTCCGCCGACAGCTCGCCCTGGTCGGGGACCGGCGGCACCGGGCCGTGGTGGCGATCTCCGCCAGTGAGCTCGACGCGGGGGCCCGGGAGAAGATCCGGGCCGCCCACGGAGCGCTCGTGGCGATGATCGTCGAGGCGCTGGGCGAGCTGGGACACGCGGAACCGCGCCTGGCGGCGATGCTGCTCCAGGGCGTGGTCGATGCCGCCGTGCGGCGCATCGAGCTGGGGGCGGCGGAAGATCCCACGACCGTCACGGACGCGGCTGTCGCGATGGCGCTGCGGGGACTACGGGGCTGA
- a CDS encoding M23 family metallopeptidase, whose translation MRAKRWMGTGPGSLLVTAVLVTSAAFPGSTGGRTAWEPVGRPQAPAPPAQPVGRVWPVGTRPAILRGWEPPATVYGRGHRGVDLAAPAGTSVRAVAAGRVSFAGRVAGKGVVSVELTGTGDPPLRTTYEPVRTTVRKGQAVAAGEVLGTVEPTGSHCPATCVHWGLLRGETYLNPLSVLPPWLLRRGPSRLLPVLGIPLPG comes from the coding sequence ATGCGAGCCAAGCGATGGATGGGTACGGGGCCGGGATCGCTGCTGGTGACGGCGGTGCTGGTCACCTCGGCGGCCTTCCCGGGAAGCACCGGGGGCCGGACGGCGTGGGAGCCGGTCGGCCGCCCACAGGCGCCCGCCCCGCCGGCCCAGCCGGTCGGCCGCGTGTGGCCCGTGGGGACGCGCCCGGCGATCCTGCGCGGCTGGGAGCCACCGGCGACGGTGTACGGCCGGGGCCACCGCGGAGTGGATCTGGCGGCGCCGGCCGGAACGTCGGTACGAGCGGTGGCGGCGGGCCGGGTCTCCTTCGCGGGCCGGGTGGCCGGCAAGGGAGTGGTCTCGGTGGAGCTGACGGGCACGGGCGACCCACCGCTGCGGACGACGTACGAGCCGGTCCGGACGACCGTACGCAAGGGTCAGGCGGTGGCGGCGGGCGAGGTGCTCGGCACGGTGGAGCCCACGGGCTCGCACTGCCCGGCCACCTGTGTCCACTGGGGCCTGCTCAGAGGAGAGACTTATCTGAACCCGCTGTCCGTACTGCCCCCATGGCTCCTGAGGCGGGGCCCGTCACGGCTGCTGCCGGTACTCGGCATCCCGCTGCCTGGTTGA